The DNA window acacacatacacacacaaacacacagaggggcCAAGGGTATGATCTATCTCATGACCTCTGTTtattcaagagagagagagaggataagagaaGGGTGACAtgaataaaagtgtgtgtgtgtgtgtgtgtgtgtgtgtggctgtttgaaGTAAGAGGCTTGGGAACTCTTGTTCAGACTGATGTTTATTAGGGTGGAAATGTCCACAGGAAACATTTAAACACCAGGCATCATTCACtctgtacaccacacacacacgcacgcacgcacaaacacacactctgggctAGACACAGTAGCAGGAGCTCACGTATTGCTGTGGGCTGAACAGGATCAGAACCAGACCAGAACCAGACCAGATAAGCGTGTTTAGGATCATATGATTTATGATGAGATGGACCTGGATCTGCTCTGCAGCGATATGAACGGAACATTAGAACTGAACAGAACCCAGTGATATGAACGGAACATTAGAACTGAACAGAACCCAGTGATATGAACGGAACATTAGCACTGAACAGAACCCAGTGATATGAACGGAACATTAGCACTGAACAGAACCCAGGGATATGAACGGAACATTAGCACTGAACAGAACCCAGTGATATGAACGGAACATTAGCACTGAACAGAATCCAGTGGGCCGGGGGACCGTCAGGTGGTTCAGAGGTCTAGTCAGGTGGAGCTGATCACAAGGTCATTTCCTGCTTGTGATGTTGCGGCAGGTCaggacagccaatcagagagcagagagaaaatacacaaGGGTCGTCTCCGCGGAGACCGGGGCGGAGTTTAGAAGTCTGGCCCCTCCTTCTTGAGGTTCTTGTAGTCGGTGTTGATCGCTACAAACTTACAGAGAAAGAACAACATTCATCACCTTCTGCTTTCTCATAAAtcagtgaatacacacacacacacacgcgcacacacacacacacacacacacacacacacacacactaacacactcacacacactcacacacactggcactgaTACGGGGGGCattgctttatgtgtgtgtgtgtgtgtgtgtgtgtgtgtgtgtgtgtgtgtgtgtgtttgtgtgatataTACCTTGTACTGATAGGTGGGGCTGAGGTTGTTCCAAGGCTCTGGGTTACTCCCATGTTTccagctgaagagagagagagagagagagagagagagagagagagagagagagagagagagagagagagggaggtagagagggaggtagagagggatggagagagagagagagggaggtagagagggatgtagagagagagagaaggaggtagaggagagggataaagaaagagagagatggagagaaggaggtagagagagatagagagagggatagagagagagggatagagagaaggaggtagagagggatggagggatagagagaaggaggtagagagggatggagggatggagagaaggaggtagagaaggatggagggatagagagaaggaggtagagagggatggagggatagagagaaggaggtagagagggatggagggatagagagaaggaggtagagaggtTAGATGAATCATGTCTGTACTCCACACAGTGCATCAGAACACCACATGATTAACTACCAACACAGCGGCTCACATCTGATGCaaaagccacatcagggccacatcagggccacatcagggccacatcagggccacatcagggccacatcaggaccACGTCAGGACCACGTCAGGGCCGCATCAGAGCCACAAcagggccgcatcagggccacatcagggccacatcaggccCACATGGAtgatggggcagccgtggcctaccgGTAATGTTCCCGACATAGGGGAAATGCAGGTggggaagtggttgagcactgctctcctgcCCACATCAGGGCTCCTGCGCTACATCtcatattacatattacatattacacATCAGGGCCATGTTGGGCTCCTGCGCTACATCtcatattacatattacatattacacATCAGGGCCATGTTGGGCTCCTGCGCTACATCtcatattacatattacatatttCACATCAGGGCCATGTTGGGCACCTACTAATGTGCTACATCTCATAttacatatttcatatttcacatCAGGGCCATGTTGGGCACCTACTAATGTGCTACATTTCATATTACATATTTCATATTACATATTACACATCAGGGCCATGTTGGGCACCTACTAATGCGCTACATTTCATAttacatatttcatatttcatattacatattacacatcagggccatgttgggcacctactcctgctttacatgttatattacattattttaTATTACACATCAGGGCCATGTTGGGCTATTGTTTGAGGGAGTGGGACACACAGTGCTTGCGTAACATGCTACGGCATGTTAGCTAGCCAgacgacacaaacacagacatttgcatacacacacacaaacacatttgcatacacacacacaaacacatttgcacgcacacaaacagagctcTGTGTCCTTATGTGACGTGACGTCCAGTAGCCTGCcggaccagacacacacacacacacacacacacacattgtgtgggCATACAGATAGGGCTGTGTGTCCTTACGTGACATGAGGTCCCTTTGCCAGTCGGAACAGATAGAAGGAGGCCCCGCCCATCCCcaggaggatgaagaagaactGAGGAAtgagctgaggaagaggaggaggaggaagaggaggaggaagaggaagaggaggaggaggaagaggaggaggaggaagaggaggaggggaggaggaggaggaggaagaggaggaggaagaggaggggaggaagaggaggggaggaagaggaggaggagggggaggaagaggaggaggaagaggaggggaggaagaggaggaagaggagggggaggaagaggaggaggaggaggaggggaggaagaggaggaggaagaggaggaggaggaggaggaggaggagggggaggaagaggaggggatgaagaggaggaggagggggaggaagaggaggaggaagaggagggggaggaagaggaggaggaggaagaggaagaggagggggaggaggaggaggaagaggaggaggaggaggaggaggaggagggggaggaagaggaggaggaggcacaaCTGTAAATACTCTGGCACAAATAAACATGCCAGTATGGCATTATGGCATTAGCTACTAAAAGAGTCCCCTCTCCCTGCCAGCGgctgcctactgtatgtgcgctGCATCTGCATCTGCGTCCCAGACCCCTGCGCAGGTTGATGGCGTTTGATCTTTTCCACAGAAAAGACGATGTTGTCAACGTAATCACGTAACCCACATACGGAACTGAATCAGGCCGAGATCAAACGAGATCAAACGTAGGTGCAGGCCTACCAAATTAGATGTTAAATGCGATTAGATTACGCGAGATTAAACTAGATTATAGTCCGCTAACTGCTGCTGAAGGTGCGCGCTGCATGTCAGGGAGttcgtagcctactacaccatcGCAACACGAGGACACCGTCCACATATTTCCACTTGTTAACTGTTGTCACCAAGCGTTCGTTGCTCATGAGATTGTATTCTCTACCAAAGCGGAGCTAGGCagtgacacactctctctctcacacatacacacacacacacgatcggAGCAGGTGAAATATGAAACAGAGCCGGACTGTGGTGCGCGGGTCTGTCGCTGTCCAGGTTCTGAAAACATCACCTGCCGGCGCCTGAACCCTGTTGCGTCACGTCTGTCTACTTGTTGACTTGTTTACGTGTTGACGTGTTTACGTGTATCTGGATGTCAGATATGATTATTATCAGCGCGACGGCGTTCTCCTGGGAGACCCCTTTCAttggcaaaacaaacaaacaagtatcATACCCGCTTTGCCAAACAACCTAAGCTAATAAGAAGTTCTTAATCCACTTTAGCTCAGCTTACTATGCCTCGCGAGTGATAAAAGTTATTCAAGTTAAAATGTAAGACAGTGTAAGTTATTTTAAAACTATTACAAAATAAGTGAGGCTGACTTCAGACTAAGgtataatttcaatttcaatctaTCTAAACAGAGCTGGAAAAATGGCTGTATTTTACAATTACCTTATACTTTTGAttacataaaacaataaaaagtgTGCACATTAAATAAACGTTTTGCTTCTCTGAGAAGCATTTGTATGAACAATTATCAGCTGTTGCCAATTGTGAGTCATACAACTGGCCTGCATAACTGAGCAACTTTATATTGAAGGGAAATATGAAATGCACTCTTATAAACCTCTATATAGACTGAGACCTGGCACTACTATAGAAATATGAAATTCACTCCTATAAACCACAGCAGGCAATAACATATAAACCTATATAAACCTATATTCACTCCTATAAACCTCTAAACAGACAGAGACCAGGCAATAGTATAGAAACCATAGGCTGAGTAGAGCAGACTAAATGGGCTGTTTGGACACACTTACCCCTGGATGCTTTTTGGCATGTTCCATCATAACCCGTATCATGATgaagagtgaagagaagaggagaccaactcagaaaacaacgcaacacacacacacacacacacagcagctgtgcCGGCTCTGGGACTTACAAGTTGCAGACGTGtcacgtacatgcacacgcacgcacacacacacacacacacacacacacacacacacaggcagagagagagagagagagagagaacagacctGTTGAGGGatgagacagaaagggaggagtgtgcatgtgtgtgtgtgtgtgtgtgtgtgtgtctttatctgaTCATTGCAATTACATCCATCCTCTCTGGAgacaaaacatgcacatactgtcCTTATTTTgggattgcacacacacagatgtgtacacacacacaaacacacacatgcatgcgcacacacgcacgcgcacacgtacacgcacacgaacacgcacacgcacacgcacacacgcacacactagcacaaatGCCCCCGTTAGATGCACATATACTGTGTGTCATGTGATCATCGTTGATCTAAACTCACAGGAAACACTGAGGAGGTCAAATGCTCAATTCTGCTGCTGCACTTGAGTTCAGAGGGtaatgtgtctctgtgctctgctctgtgtgtgtgtgtgtgtgtgtgtgtgtgtgtgtgtgtgtgtgtgtgtgtgtgtgtgtacgtgtgtgtgtgtgtgtgttaggactcATTTATTTACAGTGTCATAGTGGCCCCTCCCAGCTCCCACATCGTGCTCTTATGCAATTCACATTTTACCCAAATATTTACAtcctcttcatcacacacacacacacacacacacacacacacagtagctgaTGAGACTCCatcctcttcttcatctctaACTCCCTATCTTCATCACCCTCTGTATGAAATCATAAGGATACAGCAGCTGACAGAGATAAactactgtgtacacacacacacacacacacacacacacacatacatacacactggtTGCATGTCTAATGAGTTTAAACACCCCGTGTTGTATCTGATGAGTTTAAACTCCAGTGGTGTCTCTTGGTTGAGAGTGTTTAGATGATTGTGTTGTCTCTTGGTTAAGAGTGTTTATGGTTGTGTTGTCGCTTGGTTAAGAGTGTTTAGATTGTGTTTAGGTGATGTTGTCTCTTGGTTAAGAGTGTTTATGGTTGTGTTGATTGGTTAAGAGTGTTTAGATGATTGTGTTGTCTCTTGGTTAAGAGTGTTTATGGTTGTGTTGTCGCTTGGTTAAGAGTGTTTAGATTGTGTTTAGGTGATGTTGTCTCTTGGTTAAGAGTGTTTATGGTTGTGTTGATTGGTTAAGAGTGTTTAGATGATTGTGTTGTCTCTTGGTTAAGAGTGTTTATGGTTGTGTTGTCGCTTTGTTAAGAGTGTTTAGATTGTGTTTAGGTGATGTTGTCTCTTGGTTAAGAGTGTTTAtggttgtgttgtctcttggtTAAGAGTGTTTAGatgattgtgtttgttgttcCTTTACCACTCGTCTATTTGTTCTCCACAGTTGCATGTGGAGTCACTGTGTGAGAGATAGCAGTaagactgaatgtgtgtgtgtgtgtgtgtgtgtgtgtgtgtgtgtgtgtgtgtgtgtgtgtgtgtgtgtgtgtgtgtgtgtgtgtgtgtgggtgtgtgtgtgtgtgtgtgtgtgtgtgtgtgtgtgtgtgtgtgtgtgtgtgtgtgtggttgtgtgtgtgtgtgtgtgtgtgtgtgtcctcttctcTCAGTGACGGTCTTTACTGATGTTCCGTCTGAACTGGAACCATGTCTGTTGTTGAAGGCCTTGTGTTGTTCCAGgttctgctgcttctgctgttgtgcctGTTGTCCTCTGGACTCAACTCTcaacagggcacacacacacacacacacacacacgcacgcacgcacgtaacacgcacgcacacatatacacacacagacacactctctctcaacaaAGCTGCCTAGAATCTCTTGGACCCAAAAGGAGGCTagcagagagtatgtgtgtgtgtgtgtgtgtgtgtgtgtgtgtgtgtgtgtgtgtgtgtgtgtgtgtggttctactGCTTCTACTGTTGTACCTGTTGTCCCCTGGACTCATGAGGACAGCCTAGAACCTCCAGGACCCAAACCCCTGCTGGGGGaacctgctgcagctggacctGAAGAACGCACACAAGCCTCTGTAGGAATCGCACCAGAACGCTCTCGTTCATCAGTCACTGCCAACATACACCATAATTAGATAGCTCCCTCTGCTGGACACCTTGGGCATTCCATTACAATCCGTGAGACTGGGTTGAATCACATCTGATATGAACTAATGCTATTATGACACATAGTGATTATTAATCACATCTGATATGAACTAATGCTATGATACACAGTGATTATTAAACACATCTAATATGAACTAATGCTATTATGACACACAGTGATTATTAAACACATCTAATATGAACTAATGCTATTATGACACACAGTGATTATTAAACACATCTATATGAACTTATGCTAATATGACACACAGTGCTTATTAAACACATCTGATATGAACTAATGCTAATATGACACACAGTGCTTATTAAACACATCTGATATGTAATGCtaatatgacatgatttagCCTATTG is part of the Sardina pilchardus chromosome 22, fSarPil1.1, whole genome shotgun sequence genome and encodes:
- the LOC134070376 gene encoding NADH dehydrogenase [ubiquinone] 1 alpha subcomplex subunit 4-like 2, which encodes MIRVMMEHAKKHPGLIPQFFFILLGMGGASFYLFRLAKGPHVTWKHGSNPEPWNNLSPTYQYKFVAINTDYKNLKKEGPDF